A single genomic interval of Malania oleifera isolate guangnan ecotype guangnan chromosome 13, ASM2987363v1, whole genome shotgun sequence harbors:
- the LOC131146194 gene encoding protein DEFECTIVE IN MERISTEM SILENCING 3 isoform X3 has product MFQPNHQVSVHPMALSVQDPSTLKHVDQSDTYMIPKEEMQNGALPKAESIVCASKKLQDDLQMLGHRIKQHEENLKFLKNQKHSLEDSILDMQVVLGKYHSSSVPMTENRDISHCQSEEETTEQILRHEKSAAGLLCQLKTRHSTQASHLPLTKDILGIVATLGKVEDDNLSRLFSEYLGVQTMLAVVCRTSEGMKALETYDKDGFINKSSGLHGLGASIGKLLDGRFLVICLENLREYAGEFVADDPQRRLDLLKPRLPNGECPQGFLGFAVNMINVDAAHLFYLTANGCGLRETLFYSLFSRLQVYRTRADMLHALPCISDGALSLDGGMIRAAGIFSLGNRRRCEICSRLYNSQSTYELLRNGEPGQDGEMEKGKND; this is encoded by the exons ATGTTTCAACCGAACCATCAG GTGTCAGTTCATCCAATGGCATTATCAGTCCAAGATCCATCAACTTTGAAGCATGTGGATCAAAGTGATACCTATATGATTCCTAAGGAAGAAATGCAGAATGGAGCGCTTCCCAAAGCAGAATCGATTGTCTGTGCTTCTAAG AAACTTCAGGACGATCTGCAAATGCTAGGACATAGAATTAAGCAGCATGAGGAGAATCTAAAATTTCTGAAGAATCAGAAACATAGTTTGGAGGACTCCATTCTTGACATGCAAG TTGTTCTTGGCAAGTATCATTCTTCTAGTGTACCTATGACCGAAAATAGGGACATTTCCCACTGTCAGAGTGAGGAGGAAACAACTGAACAGATTTTACGGCATGAGAAATCTGCAGCTGGCTTGTTGTGTCAGCTAAAAACTCGTCACAGCACTCAGGCTTCTCATCTTCCGTTAACCAAGGATATTCTGGGTATTGTTGCTACACTTGGCAAGGTCGAAGATGACAACCTAAGCAG GCTCTTCTCAGAGTACTTGGGAGTGCAGACCATGCTAGCAGTTGTATGCAGGACTTCTGAAGGCATGAAAGCTCTAGAAACGTATGACAAGGATGGCTTTATAAATAAGAGCTCAGGTCTTCATGGGCTTGGAGCTTCTATTGGAAAGCTTTTGGATGGCCGGTTTCTTGTCATTTGTCTTGAAAATTTAAG AGAGTATGCTGGTGAGTTTGTAGCTGATGACCCACAAAGGAGGCTTGACCTTCTAAAGCCAAGATTACCCAATGGGGAGTGCCCACAAGGATTTTTGGGCTTTGCTGTGAACATGATAAATGTGGATGCTGCACATTTATTCTATCTCACAGCCAATGGTTGTGGCCTTAGAGAGACCCTATTCTATAGCCTCTTCTCTCGTCTGCAAGTCTACAGGACTCGAGCAGATATGCTGCATGCTCTCCCTTGTATAAGTGATGGGGCCCTTTCTTTAGATGGTGGGATGATTAGGGCTGCTGGTATTTTCTCTCTGGGCAATCG